A genomic segment from Necator americanus strain Aroian chromosome III, whole genome shotgun sequence encodes:
- a CDS encoding hypothetical protein (NECATOR_CHRIII.G8971.T1) encodes MAKGSGFNEKKKKHQEFKLNGGSDIIGKPKSSAITKEAVASSSLTLMPRTLIEQEAAAKRSKGLNPSAWNENNDPLPRDQNRLFLTNKLFFF; translated from the exons ATGGCTAAAGGAAGTGGCTtcaacgaaaagaagaaaaaacatcaagaATTCAAACTTAATGGAGGATCGGACATTATTGGAAAGCCAAAATCATCAGCAATTACAAAGGAAGCAGTTGCAA GTTCTTCCTTGACGTTGATGCCAAGAACTCTAATAGAACAGGAAGCTGCTGCCAAACGTTCG AAAG gATTGAACCCCAGCGCATGGAATGAAAACAACGATCCACTTCCTCGAGACCAAAATCGGCTTTTCTTGACGaataaacttttcttttt CTGA